The nucleotide window GGGCCTCGCGGACGGGGACGCGCGCCGACCCTGTCAGCTGCGCTTCCAGCGCCTCCAAGGAGCTCAGATTGAACCGGATCTGCGTGGCGCTACTGAAGAGCTGCTGAAAGGCCGGCAGCAACCGGTAGGCCGTGAAGGCATAGAGGACCAGCACCGGCATCGCGTCGGTGAACGCTCGGTGCGTCGCCAGCAGATAGAGCACCACCCCGATCATCGAGCCAAACGCGAGGCTTTCGATCGCGTAGCGCGGCACCAGCGTCACAGTGGCGCTGAGCCACTGATTCCTGGCATACACCGCCGACCAGTGCGCAAACCGTTGGGGATAGGCTTGATCTTGGCCCAGAATCTTGAGCTCCTTGATCCCATGCAACATCTCGGTGGCCAGGCGCACCCGTTCGCGGTGGGCGTGTTTACTGGCCGCGCCCAGGCGGGTCACGAAGTGCCGCACCCCGAGAAACACGCCGGTGTAGAGGGTCCCAAGCACCAGCCCGACTGAGAGCGCCAACCAGGGATCGACCCACAGCACCAGCAGCAGGAGGCTGAGGACGATGACCCCTTTGGCCAGCGCCTGGAGGGTCGGCGCGACGATGCCGTTGGTGACGCGGACCACATCCTCCGTGCAGGACACCACCAGGTGTGAGGTATTGTGGTCCAAAAAATAGGCGTAGGGTTGCCGCAAATAGCTCGTGAGGATCCGCCGGGACAGGTGGTGCCCCAGCCGGCTCGCAAACCGCAAGATGGCCGCCGCGGTGGCGAGCGACACGGCGTTACTGAGGAGCAGGAGCCCCAACGCCCCCAGCCCCAAACCGATCAGAAAGCGCTGGGGGGAGTCGAATGCCAGCCCGGTAAACAGCGTGTGCAACCAGCGATTCGTCTCGATCACGGCCGGGTTGGCCACCACGGCCATGAACGGCAAGATCGAGGTCACGCCCGCGACGTCGA belongs to Candidatus Nitrospira nitrificans and includes:
- a CDS encoding ABC transporter ATP-binding protein; translation: MGLPLTRLRQLLTTRDQRRAALLLGAMVLAGFIDVAGVTSILPFMAVVANPAVIETNRWLHTLFTGLAFDSPQRFLIGLGLGALGLLLLSNAVSLATAAAILRFASRLGHHLSRRILTSYLRQPYAYFLDHNTSHLVVSCTEDVVRVTNGIVAPTLQALAKGVIVLSLLLLVLWVDPWLALSVGLVLGTLYTGVFLGVRHFVTRLGAASKHAHRERVRLATEMLHGIKELKILGQDQAYPQRFAHWSAVYARNQWLSATVTLVPRYAIESLAFGSMIGVVLYLLATHRAFTDAMPVLVLYAFTAYRLLPAFQQLFSSATQIRFNLSSLEALEAQLTGSARVPVREAPPRGPEARPRVTFEREIVLRNIRFAYSPGRAPVLDQFTLTIPRNATIALVGSTGAGKTTIVDLILGLIAPQHGSLLVDGLPITAANVTAWQQQLGYVPQHIYVADDSLAANIAFGVLPDQIDMERVREAARIANLDEFVREELPDGYATRVGERGVALSGGQRQRIGIARALYSDPDVLILDEATSALDGITEDAVTDAIRTIFHEKTIIMIAHRLGTVHQADRIYLLEAGGVADQGSYAELLARNKVFRAMAKVDG